The Flavobacterium sp. M31R6 nucleotide sequence CCTTTTGGGGTAAAAATATAAATCTCTTTAGAATACAGATTCATTTTGAAATCTTCAACAAAATCGACTGCACTTGTTTCGGAGTTCTCGAGAGCTTCTTTCAAAAGATTTAACCAAACATCAAGACCATTTTCTTCGGTGGCTCCGTTTTTGTATTTGTAATGTGCGGCATATCCTTTTTCGGCAATTTCATCCATACGTTCGCTTCGTACCTGCACTTCTACCCAACGGCCTTTTGGTCCCATTACGGTGATGTGTAATGCTTCGTAACCAGTTGATTTTGGTGAGGAAATCCAGTCACGCAGACGACTTGGGCTGGGTCTGTAATGATCTGTTACGATGGAGTAAATTTTCCAGGCTAGGAATTTTTCATCGTGTGGATTGGATTTATAAACAATACGCAAAGCAAATTTGTCATAGACTTCGTCAAAAGTCACATTTTGTGCCAACATTTTTCTGTTGATGGAATAAATGGATTTTGGTCGGCCCTTGATGATGTAATCTACATTTTCTTCATCTAATGCTTTTTGGAGTACTTCGGAAATGTCTTTGATATACAAATCTTGTTCTTCCTTGGTTTCTCGTATTTTGCTTACAATGGAGTTGTATCTTTCAGGTTCAGTGTATTTTAAGCCTAAATCTTCTAGTTTGTTTTTTATTTTATAGAGTCCTAATCGATGTGCTAATGGAGCGTAAATGTATAAGGTTTCGGACGCTAATTTGACTTGTTTGTGATCTTCCATCGAGTCCATAGTCAGCATATTATGCAATCTATCGGCTATTTTTATGAGGATTACCCGAACATCGTCATTAAGGGTCAGTAACATTTTACGGAAATTCTCTGCTTGCATCGATACGTTTAAATCTTTTTGTACCAATGATATTTTGGTTAATCCTTCAACCAGTTGGGCGATTTTGGGATTAAACATTTTTTCAATGTCTTTGACGGTGATTGGCGTGTCTTCAACAACATCATGCATTAAGGCTGCGGCAATGGAAGTTGCTCCCAAACCAATATCGGAAGCTACAATTTTGGCGACCGCAATAGGATGGAAAATATAGGCTTCTCCTGATTTACGGCGTTGGTCTTTATGGGCATCAACAGCCACGTCAAATGCCTTGCGTATCAGTTTTTTATCCTCAGCGGTCAAGGTTTGGTAACTGATACGTAATAACTCTTTATATTCTTGAGCAATTGCTTTGTTTTCTTTTTCTATATCGATTTCTATCATAACGGCATGGTTCAATTCTTAAAAATAAGAAATTTTTAGAGAATATACAAGGGAGGGAGGAGGGATTTTTGGAATTTAAATTGCAGATTTTAGATTTAAGAAGGCAGAATTTAGTAATCTGAATTCTGCCTTCTGCCTTGCAGTCTAAAATACTTTTTTAAAGTCCAAATCTTGAAAATCATAACTGAAATCTGTAAGCTCGGAAATCGGTTTCATTTTGATTCCAACTGCTTTTCCAGATGAATCAAATTCAAAAAACAAATGCGCATCTGCATGGAAATAAGCATTGTTCCATTTTACAACCAAGTTTTTGTCTTTGTAAAGAAATAGCTCCCCTGAAAGCTGTGGAGATCGTTTTGATGCAAAATATAATTTTCCTTTCTTTTCACTAATTACAATTTCGCCCAACCAATTGTCTTTGTATGTGCCAACGTAATTATTGAGGTTAATTTTGTTATTTTCTTTTTTGTTTTTGGCAACCAATGCCCAAACTTCGTCAGTTACTTTATCAGCCGATTCTTCGGTGGCTTTTACTCTATTACTGTAAATAGTGACATAATCATCCGATTTGATTTCCAAATAACTGTCTTTTATGGTATTGGTTATCGCATTAAAAGCAGCGCCTGATTGCTGATTGGTCAATACTATAATTCCTAAATTCAGTTCAGGAATTAAAGTAACCTGAGTCACGATTCCTTCTAAGCCTCCCGTGTGAGTTACTTGCTTGTATCCTTTGACATCACTCAAAAACCAACCCAATCCATATGAGCTAAAATGAGTGTTGTAAGGTGGTTTTGTCACCGCATGAATTATAGTTTGTGGAGTCCACATTTCGGTATGTTCTTTTTCGGAGAATAATTGTTTGTTTTCAGTACCGTATTTTCCATTGTTCAATTGCATGATTACCCATTTGCTCATATCGTTTACACTAGAATAAATTCCAGCAGCAGAATCAAATAATTGATTTTTATATCTTGAAATCACTTTTAGTTTTCCGTCAATAGGTACGTGGGGTGCGATAACATTAGTGGTGTCTTTCAGGCGAACAAATGAAGCAGCACTTTTATTCATTTCCAATGGCTTCATGATTCGGCTTTCAATAAAATCACACCAATTCATACCACTTATTTTGTGAACTACTTCTCCTGCAACGATATATAATAAATTGTCATAATCGTATTGCGTTCTAAAGGCAGAAACCGGTTTCAAATACTGTAAATTTTGAGTGATATCCTGCGCCGTAAAATTGCTTCCATCAGGCCAAATCATCAAATCACCTGCGCCAAGTCCTAGTCCGCTTCTGTGAGTCAGCAAGTCCCGAATCGTAAATTCATTGGTTACATAATCATTGTACATTTTGAAATTCGGCAGGTAAGTAATGACTTTATCATCCCATTTTAGTTTTCCTTCGTCTATTAACATTGCCAAAGCTGCACTTGTAAAAGCTTTGCTGTTGGAAGCAATTCCAAAAAGTGAATTTGCATCTACCTTTTCATTTGTTTGGATTGATTTTACACCGTAGCCTTTTGCCAATAAGACTTTTCCATCTTTTACAATCGCTACTGCAATTCCAGGGACATTAAAGGCAGTTAAAGTTCGATTGACTACATTGTCCACTTCTTGTTCGGTAATTTGAGCGAAAGAATTGATGCTAAAGGCAAGAAGGGCTAAAAAGGAAATGCTAATTTTTTTCATATTTTTCTATGTAATTATAGGTTGTGAATCAAAAAAATAAATTCCAAAACTGGAATTTTTCAAAAGAGTTATCTAGTTATATATTTAAAAAACATATTTATTTATAATTTTTTTAACCGCAAAGTTCGCAAAGTGAAAGCGCTATGAACGCAAAGCTTTGCGAACTTTGCGGTATTCTTTGTGTGCTTTGCGGTTAATTTATAGAATTGTTTTTTTCTAAAATCCGCAATCTGCAATCTAAAATTTAAAACCCTCTCTGTCTCTTGGCCTCAAATATCAAAATCGCTGCAGCA carries:
- a CDS encoding bifunctional (p)ppGpp synthetase/guanosine-3',5'-bis(diphosphate) 3'-pyrophosphohydrolase, coding for MIEIDIEKENKAIAQEYKELLRISYQTLTAEDKKLIRKAFDVAVDAHKDQRRKSGEAYIFHPIAVAKIVASDIGLGATSIAAALMHDVVEDTPITVKDIEKMFNPKIAQLVEGLTKISLVQKDLNVSMQAENFRKMLLTLNDDVRVILIKIADRLHNMLTMDSMEDHKQVKLASETLYIYAPLAHRLGLYKIKNKLEDLGLKYTEPERYNSIVSKIRETKEEQDLYIKDISEVLQKALDEENVDYIIKGRPKSIYSINRKMLAQNVTFDEVYDKFALRIVYKSNPHDEKFLAWKIYSIVTDHYRPSPSRLRDWISSPKSTGYEALHITVMGPKGRWVEVQVRSERMDEIAEKGYAAHYKYKNGATEENGLDVWLNLLKEALENSETSAVDFVEDFKMNLYSKEIYIFTPKGEIKSLPKGATSLDFAFSIHSEIGIKTRGTRVNGKLVPLNYELKSGDQVEIITSPNQKPTINWLDYVTTSRAKNKIRNVLNENTKKIAEDGKELLTRKLKHLKVTLNEQTINELVNFFRLKTSLDLFYRVGVGSIDNQQLKDYAAQKSNTLINFFKNKIKRSHSTADEDIHKQVISSNYDMLVFGKTHDKLDYKLSSCCNPIPGDEVFGFVTINDGIKIHKKDCPNAISLQSNYAYRIMQAKWIDSTQQDFKATINIMGMDTLGLTNELTKVISNNMNVNIQSISLNGEAGIFKGQVSVIVPNITILKKLMDNIKKIDGIDKVTRVYKN
- a CDS encoding serine hydrolase encodes the protein MKKISISFLALLAFSINSFAQITEQEVDNVVNRTLTAFNVPGIAVAIVKDGKVLLAKGYGVKSIQTNEKVDANSLFGIASNSKAFTSAALAMLIDEGKLKWDDKVITYLPNFKMYNDYVTNEFTIRDLLTHRSGLGLGAGDLMIWPDGSNFTAQDITQNLQYLKPVSAFRTQYDYDNLLYIVAGEVVHKISGMNWCDFIESRIMKPLEMNKSAASFVRLKDTTNVIAPHVPIDGKLKVISRYKNQLFDSAAGIYSSVNDMSKWVIMQLNNGKYGTENKQLFSEKEHTEMWTPQTIIHAVTKPPYNTHFSSYGLGWFLSDVKGYKQVTHTGGLEGIVTQVTLIPELNLGIIVLTNQQSGAAFNAITNTIKDSYLEIKSDDYVTIYSNRVKATEESADKVTDEVWALVAKNKKENNKINLNNYVGTYKDNWLGEIVISEKKGKLYFASKRSPQLSGELFLYKDKNLVVKWNNAYFHADAHLFFEFDSSGKAVGIKMKPISELTDFSYDFQDLDFKKVF